The Aythya fuligula isolate bAytFul2 chromosome 1, bAytFul2.pri, whole genome shotgun sequence nucleotide sequence TTTGCAAGGTTAGAGTCTGTGGAAAAGCAGTGTTGTTCAGAGTTTCTACCTCACTTATAACCTGTTTAATTCTAGATTATGTTGACTTCTGCAAGAGCAGCTCCTAGTCAGGATTGTAATAAACATGAGTTAGGAAATGGTGGCCTTTACTGTGAGTACTGGGAGGGTGAGAAACGGGAAGGAAGAGTCTGTTCAGCTGGGACAGAGATGGGAGTGGATCCAGCTTAGTAGTACTGGAGGTAGAGTTAAGATTTCTGTAACTTCTGTGTTTCAGGAATGGTAACAGTTTTCTGTAATCGACTGGGCTGGCACAACATGGAGCTGTTGCTCTCTCAGTTCCAGAGCCGCCTCACTTTTGGGGTTCAAAGGGAGCTTTGTGACCTGGTACGAGTCTCTCTGCTGAATGCCCAGCGTGCCAGGATGCTGTACAATGCTGGCTTTGTCACAGTGGCTGATCTTGCTAAAGCCAGTCCTGGTGATGTGGCAACTGCTCTGAAGAATTCGGTACCATTCAAAAGGTGAGTAATGAGAAAGTCCAGAAATCAAGAAGTTTGTTTATAAGGTGAAGGATTTCAGGATGAAACCTGTAATTAAATATGGCAACCTTTTGGGACTTGTTGCCAaatgttacttaaaaataacttgcaGGTCTCTGTGACTGATCACAGTAATTACATGATTACTTTGAAATTAATAGAAGCATGTTGTATTTGCAGCATGACTTTGTGAGACctaaattttcttcttgttcctgAATTGTTAATGCTTTTTGGAGATTTTTTCTGCCTCTAAAAGGTTAACGCTTTCGTGCTCCACCATATGAACAAATGAGTTCATGGTTTATTACTGTATATCATTTCAGATTCTCTTGCAATTTTCATGTTAGTGCAATGACAAACTTTCTCTATCATATACCTATTGGACTGTGTCATGGTACCTGTCTGGTTCGTGCTCCTGAGGTTACCTTTCTTTGCATGGAAGTGTGTAAAAGGGGATTGATTCAGTCCTGGATCTTGCCTTATTAGGGATTTATCTGGGCACATATTTGGTTACAGAAACATGGAATGCTTCTGAGGAATGCAGCGTAGACGAAGCCAGTAATATCTTTCTTTCACTGATATCAATCTGAATGTGGAAAACTGAAACTGTTCTTTCCTATTAAGCATGGTACATTTTGGACAGAGTGCTTCTCTGAAGCTGTGATGCTATCTGAAATAGGAGCAGAGCAGAATAGGGCCAATTGGCCCTTGtattgtttgctgttttctgcattatttttcacatctgtCTGTTACCTCTCCTACAGTGGTCGTAAGGCTGTGGATGAAGATGAAGAATCAGCAGAGGAGCGTCGGACTGTGCGCAGCATCTGGATGGCTGGAATGAAGGGTTTAACTGAAAGTGAAGCAGCTTTCCTCATTGTGGAAGAAGCCAGAGGACTTCTCCAGCAGGATTTGGCACTGATGGGAGTGCAGTGGAACCCAGAGTCTTTTCTTGAGTCTGATTCATCCTCTATGATCAGCAGTGCGTCAGAGCTGGAAGACAGACCGTGTAGATCAAATGGAGAGCAGTCTTCTGAGTCTTCTAGGGTGTTAAACAAAAAAGTGTGCAGAGATCAGCATCATAATAGCCTTGGTTCTCAGGTTGGAAATgtatcaaatattaaaaagggaTGCAAAAGGCGACTAAGCGGTAGTACAGCAAACTCCAGATTTGAGAGCCAAGTCCCATGTAAGAAACAAGCtccagcagaggaaagaaatgatgaCACTGTGCACAGTGCTAGAAAACGTCTCAATATGAGCAAAGGTATTGAAAATGGGGAAGGAATTTCTCAGGTCAAAAATGAGGTAGGTTCCAGGAGAGCAATTCCAGAACTCCCTACCGAGCAAGGAAAGACACcaacactgagaaaaatgtcttcagctTCTAGACTGATAAGAAGTATGGATGCACATTTAAACCGGACTAGgaacaaaaatactgtttcaaaaCTGCAGAGCTCACTACTTGAAGATTCAAGTATGCTTaacataaataaagaaaagcctTCTACCTTCCACCCCAGCATTtctaaagataattttttttcagaccaaaATAATAAggaatttttagaaaaaaggTCCGTAGCTCACAGAGTCTCAAATTCTGTACAGATTAATGGTGGGAGGAAAGATAAAATGGAGGAGCTGTTTACAGAGCCTTCCACCTCGAATGAAGGTGTGCCTAAGGGAAAAGGATGTTTTCAGGCAACTGTTATATTACAGGGTACTCCACGTGTCAACACGGAGATGCACGATGCTGTAGAAAATCCAGTAGTACCTGCTACTGCTAGAATgcagagaaacaaatatattgaTGATAGGCAGAATAAAgtcaataaaatgcaaaaagatgTGAGCTGTGCTGAGGCAACAACTGCTAAGCAGCACTCTGCTTTAGGCACAGATCACTGTAATGTGTGTGCTAGCTGCTCTGGAAATGAATGTGTCCataacagcagcaggaaacagAAGCCTGCACATTTTTGTCCTGGTGGTGCTAAATCCTGCCATGTTCAGATCCAGAGTGGTGCCAAAAATCGGAGTGAAAAACCCAATGGAATATTGTTACAAGCTGGAGTACTACAGAAAGGCAACAGTCATCCTAAGGATTTTCTGAAAGACTCTTTAGTAAATTCCAGAGCTGTTTGTGATGCAGATGGTGTTCAAAATGGTTCGTCCTCTGCTCCTTTTTGTGACTGTAGAGACTTTGAAGACAGCTTACAGTTGGATACTCAGACTGAGAGCATAAtaaaacaggcagcagctggaatCACAGGACAGCAGGGAACAGAGGgttcagagctggcagcagtaCCACAGCAGGAAACCTCCAGGAAACTAAGGACTTTGCAGACTGAAAATGCTACTGGTGGAAGGCTAGCTGCAACAGTAAGGAAACTGGGCTTATCAAGTCTTATCACAACGAGTAATATTATAAAAAGCACAGATCAGCACTGCAGTAACAAAGTTTTGGAGTCTGGAGACTCAAATGTACTGCCCatagcaaaagaaacagaacctgcaccttttcttaaagaaagtGATTTCTCGGTGACTGACTCCCAGCTGCACAGTTTCCTACAAGATTACCAGACCCAAAATTCAGTGAAAGAGGAAGGTGCTTCTAAGGGTCCTAATAAAGCAACCTCCCCTCTTGGTAGGGAGCAAGAACAAGTCAAATGCCATCCTGTCACTGAAACGAGCCTGAATATGAGTGACAGCTTGCTGTTTGATGATAGCTTCAGTAATGTCAGTGATCTTTCAGCTATGCAAGCCGTGGAAGCTGACAGAAAGGAACCTGCGGGAAGGCAGGGGGCTTTGCTTCCTGCAGATGGTCTCTTGCAGAACGTAAGGCCTGCTCAGAATAAATCTGATGTCAGTAACAATCAGAAAGAGCATGAGGATCCAGCACAGTGTAATGATGCCTCTCTAGCCTTCTCTGATCTCATTGCTGAAGTGCTGGATCATGAGAACTCCCCATCTTTTCTGGGAGATCCTACTTCTCCATTTCACGGTCAGTCCCGATTAAGAAACCCAGTGATTTGTAACAATGACCCCAATCCAAAGGTTTTAGTAGTGGATCAAGGTGAAAAGCTCCAGAGCAGCCAGCAAACTTTGGAAGAGAAAACCCATCCAGTGGCATGTACTGACCACTCGTTTGAACTGAGCCCAGGACTGCAGGATGTATTAGACAAATGGCCTAGCCCTTCAGGCATTGAACCAGTTTCAGTAAATCTACAAAGCTCCTGTTTGAAAGGGAAGTTGGTTGCTTCTATTGCTAAGCAAGAGCCAGATGCAGTGTTTGAATTTGATCGTCATCAGGCAGAGCCTTTGCCCAACTGCCAGGATTTAAAAGACCAttacagaattaaagaaaacaaagcagaagactTGGATGTTCAGAAATCAGACTGTGTAACACTTAAGCTCAAGGGAAGCAACAGAACATCCTGTCCTCCACCAGATAACTGTAATGGCTTTATTCCTCCAACACCCCCCAAAGAACATTTTCCCCAAAGTTCTGGATCTCTCTCCGTGAAATCTACAAGGAAGAGACAAGTTGCCTGCGTGAAGGAAGGGCAACTGATTGAGCCACAGCAGAATAGCAAAAGtgatgcagagcagcaggtaAAAAAACTCCAGTTCAATTTGGAGAGCGTAGACCCAATTGAGACTGATGAGATAAGAGACGATTCCACTATAGACCAAGGCTTTTCGCTGCAGCTGTCTCAGGATGCTTTTCCACTCATTCCCTTAAGTGCTGAAAGTTTCACTATCATTGACGTAGCTAGTGACAAAGTACTTTTCCAGACTTTTCTTGCAGagtggaaggagaaaagcagattcTCCATCTCAGTGGCATGTGAAAGGACAGAACGTCTGGTGTCGCCCAAATCAACGATTGGTGGCAGATTCAAACAAGGTTGGTTCCGTGTTCTAGCATGTTATTTGTGAACAACAGGGTAGCATCTTCCACTGAAAGCAGggatgaagaaggaaagaatttgcaaaaaaaaaaggagaagaaggaaagaatttgcaaaaaaaaggaggaaaattacTGACATTAACTAAATATCGTCAGCCTCAGTAAAGCAAAGGAGCCGAGTGTTAGTAAGGGATGGAGAGCTGGTGTCAAGCATTGCACTGGTAGGTCTTTGGGGACTTCAATGAAGCCTTAGCAGATTGTTTCTATGAGAAAACAGCTGAACATACTTAACGTTTCTTATCTAATTTTAAATGGATCTGTGTTGTGCAGTCACTTTGACATATGTACCTTTCCATGTCGTAACTTTtagtatattttcaaataaaaaatatactgaaCAGTGAACTGTATGGATTGCTCAGGGTCTCCACCAAGCAGTATTACTTGTGGGGTTGCCTCCTAAGCAaggttaaatattttccagcttgTGAGATGTTAAGTTAGttcaatatttctttatatgaaATTCAGATCAGTCTCTGGATTGTTGCAATATTGCTTCatgtttttccccacagaaataCTCATTTGCCGCAgtttgtttgctgctgctggtgtataaacacacttttcttttaaaaacacaagatGAAGCAGTTACATTTTTTGCTATCATATGGTCATACTAACAAAAAATCTCAGCTATCAAAATATAGTTTTGACAGACAAAATTGTAATGTTTTACAGATTGATAGGAGGGAATACAGTTCTGCCTGAACTTTTGAAGAGATTGCTAGAAAAGGACATTTTGCAGGGATGTTATATTGTTGATTGTTTCTGCTAAGAGATAAGAGAAGCTGttgctgttgtattttttttttcaaaaagaaatacagatattttctcCATGCAGATAGAAATGAAGGTATATATTCACTCTCAACAAATTTACACTCAATTGTACATACTTATATTTTCAGGAGTAAACTCCTCTTGCATTTACGGATGCTGTTTTATAATtgtaacttaaaaatatttcctcaggAAGTTCTCCCCAGAGAATGCAAGCTAAAGATGATGGATTTCCCATCCAAGGCTGTGAAGACATCTTGGTAGTTGGACTGGCAGTGTGTTGGGGAGGAAAAGATGCCTACTATATCTCCTTACAGCAGATGCAAGACCAGAATGGTGAGTGAGCAGACAGGCTGTGCTGCATTACATGACGCTGCAGTTCAACAAAGTACTCATGATAGATTTTTGGAAGTACAATGATTATCCCTAACCCAGCTCAGTGATTTAGCCATATTATGGATCAGCACTTTTAAGTATTCAACAGACTTGAACAAGTTGCTGTGGATATATCTGTGCTGCCATATACGTGTAATAGGGCCAGGTAATTGGCTCAAGTGCTGAACTGTTGCTCATGTGTACTGCTTACATGTTACTCCCGTGTTCCCTCTAGCTTACATGCTTTTCTCTTCCAACCTCTTCCAACTTCCATTCTCTAGAACAAATCTCAGGCTAGAATGCTGAATACAGTCTGTGCTAATGGCTAGGTTTTGATTCCTGGCCTTCCTTTTTTAGTAGTATAGACACGACACACTGTTTCTTGGGAGCCCTTTCTGGTGTGATAAAGTATACAAAAGAGGTGTAgatttattgttatttgtttgcTGTCCTACTGTTGTTTTAGTTGATCATATTCAAGGTTTTCTCTAGCTTTTCTTATGCAGTGGGCATAAAgttgattttgcttttattttctgccttagAAATCAGCCTGAGTTTGGCACCACCGCCTTTGGACAAAAACCTGTCTGTAACAGAGAGATTGCAGCATCTGCAGCTCTACCTGCAGAAGAAGCAGGAGCGCTCACTTGTCGTGTATAACTTCATTCAGCACTACAAGACCCTGGTGATGGCTTGTGGCATCTCCTTGGAAGGAAGTTTTGAGGACCCAAAGGTTGGCAGGATTAAGTAATTTATCTTGGGTAAAACTACTAGTTTAAACACACAAATGCAAAGACAGGAGTTACCTTCTGGtacttttcttctgtaatttacatttaaatatgcaCCTCTGCCAGGGTGTTTAGGGAAATTTTCTTCCAGTGGAAAATCTGGAATGGTATTTAGAGGAGACTTTTTGTACTGTGTGTGTTCATGGTGCCTGCAAGAGAAACAGGGCAGATTCAGTGATATATTAACTCATTATTCTTTCATGCCTGAGTACTTAAGTGGGAAAGATGAGTGTAAATCCCTGGATGGGCATGAACTCTTGGCTTGTTGCTTATAAGAAGCTACCAACTGAAATGGCAGAAATGCTTCTGGGCAGATTATTAAATCTGAGAGCAGAAGACTGAAGGATTTACCTGCAATTTGTATGGACCACTTTGCTACTGCTATTtcctcaaacaaaacaaaatttacatGTAATTTCAAAAGGTATGGGTACCATCTGTTGTTCAAATGAAACTCTAGGAAGAGGTAAAAGGACCTTCTTGTCTTTGATAGAAAAAGCTCTATGCATGGagatttctggttttgatttttacaGCTTACATCACATGTAGGCTGAATACCATGATGGCAATATTGAGGTCTGCAGGTATGTAGCCAAGCTGTTCACCACAAGGACAAACTTAGCTTTTCGTACTGAAATCTAGTTTTAGGATGAAAACGAAGAGCAATAAAAGTAGCACCTTTCCCCATACTGTTCCGTGGATGAAAAGAAGTCATACTCGTATTTGTTAAATTTAGTGATGCAgtgaatatatacatacacacacattcacaCCTCCACATCCCCCACATCTCCCTACctatatatgtgttttttacCTTCTGCTCGTGTGGCAGAGACAATGTAGAAACCTGTGCTTCATCCTATTTTGACACAACAAATTGAAATATAGCTATGAGCAAAATTGCTTTGAAGACAGTGGGAGGTAGGAGGCTTACTGAGAATAAAATTTGCCATGCACTATTCTTGCTACTAGTGCTGATATGCAGAAAATAGGAGAGCTCAGCTTGACTCATATTCTAGATCAACAGCAAGTCTTGAGTTTTACAAGGTCAGTTTTCAGAGTAAACATGTTTTGATCCTGATTGTCATATTTAATCACTTTTATGTTAGGATTTAATAAGTTAAAAAATGAAGGACAGCATTTTTAGATGTGTTAGGTTGACAAAGGGTAAGATTTTCAAATGTGCAGAATTAActttcagttaaaatgaaacttttcgTTGATTTATGCCATCTTAAAGGTTTTAGCTGAAATCATGTAACTTTTCCACAGATTCTTACAGTCTGCCAGACAAATCAAGAAAAATGATCTGCAGTAAAACCTTGCATTAACCCCCAGTCAAATATTAATATTGTGTTAtgattaaaatggaagaaaggtCTCATGGAAGTCTCTCTTTTCAAGGTTGCATGTTGGCTGCTTGATTCTGGCTCTAAGGAACGTACACTTCACAGCATGGTGACTACATTTCTACCCAATGAGCTACCTCTACTGGAAGGAGTAGGCACTGGCCAGGGAGTGCAAAGCCTGGGGCTTAGTGCCAGCAGAGATCATTCAGGGCGGTACAGAGCAGCAATAGAATCTGTGCTCATCTTCAACGTCATGAACCAGCTCCATGATGAATTACAGAAGCAAAATCTGACAGGTAAAGAGAGCTCCTCCACTTGAGGGCAAAGACAGACGGTAAGGGTAGCTATACTACCATAAACTGAATGATCAGTGGAAAAGAGAGGAGGCTTGGGAGTTCTTATCTAAGTGTTCTGGAGTAAGATGTtgatcttttaaaagaaaagaggaatattcctttggaaataatttgttttgtcaAAAAATTAACCAGGGGAAAAATTGTGAGTTCCTTATAGGATTTAAGATGATTTTGTATCCCAAATATCCACCAGTTCCACTCGTTCAGGCAGCTACCTGAGATTAAATAGACCTGAGtcttatttaaaatctttgaatCAAACAGATCCTTACCTCCCAGGTTAGTACCCTGGTCACTACGAGGGCACTTCTGGGTCTGTCTGTGGTTTCTcatcagcattttgaaaaaccctttcttttccttgtcagatacattttttaaaatcctcagATATTATCTGAAGGAGATTTCTTGCTCTTTGGCCTGCTAATGTAGCATTCTTTCCCTTATATGCATTGTGCCAATGAaacttctgtgattctataacaAATGATCTGGTGCTTTTGCACTAACATTTGCTGAGTGTTTGTccctatttgaaaaaaaaacaaacaaaaaaagcccatAGCGTGTACATATTGGTGGGCTGTGTGATGTTATTTCTGCTAAATTGCATCCAGAGCATCCAGATTAAGGTCTGTCCAGTCTTAccaatttcttttatttcaagtttaCCACATCATTTATGACTGTGACAACTAAACCTTAGACCATTTTTAAATAGGTGGGTGTTGGAATGAAAGTGTATCAAGCTAGAAAGCTTTACGTTAAGTACATCTGCTTAATGTAGATAACCAAGGAGATGTGtatttcttagggaaaaaaaaaacagcacgtTTTTGACAGAAGTTAACTTAAATACTTTTGTGATAAACGTGTTATCGTGAAATATTCCAGAAATAGAAGTATTTAAACTAAATCTATTAAAAGATATCAGTGTGTCAggacattaatttttttaaaaaccaagAATTTCCCTGTGGCTTTTTTATGAAATGGTTGCTGTTGATCTGTTTTTGATGTTACAAGTTTTTCTTGTCATTTGTACTTACTACAGATGTGTTTTCTAAAGTGGAGATGCCCAGCCATTATTGTttggctctgctggagctgaaTGGCATTGGCTTTAGCACAGCAGCATATGAAACCCAGAAACAGGTCATGCAAGCTAAACTGACTGAGATTGAGACCAAGGCATATCAGCTGGCTGGCCACAGTTTCTCCTTGACCAGCCCTGATGACATTGCAGAGGTACGTGAGGGTTagggtgggagggagaaggcCTTCTCAGAAGTTACTCTCAAGATGCTTTTGCttatatgtatgtgcatatgaagaaaggacaaaacacAATTTAACTTTTCTCAGAGTTGATTAGTCTTTAGGCTAGTTATGAGCTTGCTGCCTGCAAGGTGCATCTTCTACTTGTTCCTGATCATTGTGATTTCTGCTAACTTCAGCAGAACTAAGGAAGGTAGAAGTTAAGTGGAAGTAAACATGTCTGTATAGGACCTTGGCTCCTCATGGAGCGTGAGATGGTCTGCCAATCAAATGGCTTTTGGAATAGTTTGGATTAATGGTGCAGGACTAGACCAGCTTTGTTGGAACAGCAGTATTTTGCATACATTAGATGTGATATCATGTAATATCAGTCTAAACATAGTTGTACTGAATAAGCTGAGCTGTTGCTCTTGTCCCTTCACAGgcatgaaagagaaggaaagactgCTTTACAAGTTTAGAATGCAttactgttgtggttttttttcaagaacctgtcaattttttaaaaagcctaggaaacagatttgt carries:
- the POLQ gene encoding DNA polymerase theta: MARREDGGAPANGGGAAAAPGAGRGAPLGPHVPGPAVLSPPPGLQRSLHGSGSPGKYQQVNVPEDQADKLLLASWGLPKAVLEKYHSLGVVQMFEWQAECLMLGQVLEGKNLVYSAPTSAGKTLVAELLILKRVLETRKKALFILPFVSVAKEKKCYLQALFQEVDVKVEGYMGSISPAGRFSSLDVAVCTIEKANGLINRLIEENQMDSLGVVVVDELHMLGDSHRGYLLELLLTKVRYVTEKAAKRRTKTTGHGFGGVQIVGMSATLPNLGVLASWLDAELYCTDFRPVPLMEWVKIGNNIYDSSMNLVREFQPKLQLKGDEDHIVSLCYETVCDGHSVLLFCPSKNWCEKLADIIAREFYSLQQAESCARNSSLSPVVVDREGIDEVLDQLKRSLSGLDSVLQRTLPWGVAFHHAGLTFDERDIIEGAFRQGLIRVLAATSTLSSGVNLPARRVIIRTPMFGGKLLDILTYKQMAGRAGRKGVDTEGESILVCKPSERSKGTALLQGSLKPVCSCLLRREGEGVTSSMKRAILEIIVGGVANTPSDVQTYASCTLLASSLSSSKWRNEKQQDKAQTGPIEACVAWLLENEFIQVLDSGDDEKAKVYHPTHLGSATLSSSLSPTEAMEIFADLQRAMKSFVLENDLHIVYLVTPVYEEWTTIDWYQFFCLWEKLPASMKRVAELVGIEEGFLARSVKGKIIAKTEKQHRQMAIHKRFFTSLALLDLISEVPLKDMTKKYGCSRGQLQSLQQSAATYAGMVTVFCNRLGWHNMELLLSQFQSRLTFGVQRELCDLVRVSLLNAQRARMLYNAGFVTVADLAKASPGDVATALKNSVPFKSGRKAVDEDEESAEERRTVRSIWMAGMKGLTESEAAFLIVEEARGLLQQDLALMGVQWNPESFLESDSSSMISSASELEDRPCRSNGEQSSESSRVLNKKVCRDQHHNSLGSQVGNVSNIKKGCKRRLSGSTANSRFESQVPCKKQAPAEERNDDTVHSARKRLNMSKGIENGEGISQVKNEVGSRRAIPELPTEQGKTPTLRKMSSASRLIRSMDAHLNRTRNKNTVSKLQSSLLEDSSMLNINKEKPSTFHPSISKDNFFSDQNNKEFLEKRSVAHRVSNSVQINGGRKDKMEELFTEPSTSNEGVPKGKGCFQATVILQGTPRVNTEMHDAVENPVVPATARMQRNKYIDDRQNKVNKMQKDVSCAEATTAKQHSALGTDHCNVCASCSGNECVHNSSRKQKPAHFCPGGAKSCHVQIQSGAKNRSEKPNGILLQAGVLQKGNSHPKDFLKDSLVNSRAVCDADGVQNGSSSAPFCDCRDFEDSLQLDTQTESIIKQAAAGITGQQGTEGSELAAVPQQETSRKLRTLQTENATGGRLAATVRKLGLSSLITTSNIIKSTDQHCSNKVLESGDSNVLPIAKETEPAPFLKESDFSVTDSQLHSFLQDYQTQNSVKEEGASKGPNKATSPLGREQEQVKCHPVTETSLNMSDSLLFDDSFSNVSDLSAMQAVEADRKEPAGRQGALLPADGLLQNVRPAQNKSDVSNNQKEHEDPAQCNDASLAFSDLIAEVLDHENSPSFLGDPTSPFHGQSRLRNPVICNNDPNPKVLVVDQGEKLQSSQQTLEEKTHPVACTDHSFELSPGLQDVLDKWPSPSGIEPVSVNLQSSCLKGKLVASIAKQEPDAVFEFDRHQAEPLPNCQDLKDHYRIKENKAEDLDVQKSDCVTLKLKGSNRTSCPPPDNCNGFIPPTPPKEHFPQSSGSLSVKSTRKRQVACVKEGQLIEPQQNSKSDAEQQVKKLQFNLESVDPIETDEIRDDSTIDQGFSLQLSQDAFPLIPLSAESFTIIDVASDKVLFQTFLAEWKEKSRFSISVACERTERLVSPKSTIGGRFKQGSSPQRMQAKDDGFPIQGCEDILVVGLAVCWGGKDAYYISLQQMQDQNEISLSLAPPPLDKNLSVTERLQHLQLYLQKKQERSLVVYNFIQHYKTLVMACGISLEGSFEDPKVACWLLDSGSKERTLHSMVTTFLPNELPLLEGVGTGQGVQSLGLSASRDHSGRYRAAIESVLIFNVMNQLHDELQKQNLTDVFSKVEMPSHYCLALLELNGIGFSTAAYETQKQVMQAKLTEIETKAYQLAGHSFSLTSPDDIAEVLFLELKLPQNGDVTVQRNKKTLGYTRRTSAKGNLVRLSKQFSTTKDVLEKLKTLHPLPGLILEWRRINNAITKVVFPLQREKRLHSVLGMERIYPVSQTHTATGRVTFTEPNIQSVPRDFAIEMPTVVEESPPFRAVYSRAVCGSRGRRHSSMLPNGVNIQDEDRSKGRGIPFSVSMRHAFVPFPGGLILSADYSQLELRILAHLSHDCRLIEALNRGSDVFKSIAAEWKMIDPEAVGDSTRQQAKQICYGIIYGIGAKSLGEQMGIDENDAATYIESFKSRYTGIQKFLRETVRSCRRDGFVQTILGRRRYLPAIGDPNPYSKAHAERQAVNTTVQGSAADIVKTATVNIQRRLEAFSSVIKSHGHLESSFQRDKTGRLSRKRNRGMLHPITGGFFILQLHDELLYEVAEDDVIQVAQIVKHEMENAVKLSVKLNVKVKIGPSWGDLQDLEL